One stretch of Paenibacillus sp. AN1007 DNA includes these proteins:
- a CDS encoding glycoside hydrolase family 48 protein, whose amino-acid sequence MLKTAAKKSLTAMLAGTVMLTGYTGLWAYPQPANAADQAIEVQAEGVNEARFLQLYDQLKDPANGYFSPEGIPYHSIETLLSEAPDYGHMSTSEAYSYWLWLETMYGHYTGDWSKLEAAWDNMEKYIIPVNEGDGKEEQPTMSFYNPNSPATYAGEKPFPDQYPSNLNGQYAAGKDPLDAELKATYGDNQTYLMHWLIDVDNWYKYGNLLNPSHTTTYVNTFQRGEQESVWEAIPHPSQDDKSFGKPGEGFMSLFTKENQAPSAQWRYTNATDADARAVQVLYWAKEMGYNNSEYLDKAKKMGDYLRYGMYDKYFQKVGSAKNGTPTAGTGKDSNMYLMAWYTSWGGGLGQGGDWAWRIGASHTHQAYQNPVAAYALSDPAGGLIPDSPTAKADWNATLKRQLEFYTWLQSHEGAIGGGATNSIGGSYAAYPAGVSTFYDMAYQEAPVYRDPDSNTWFGFQAWPLERVAEMYYILAESGDLTSENFQMAKKVITKWVDWTKDYVFAGERPVTDDQGYYLNAAGQRILGGTNVEVATTPAPGEFWIPGGQEWQGQPDKWNGFSTYTNNPNFHAITKDPVQDTGVLGSYIKALTFFAAGTEAENGTLSAKGQEAKDLAQTLLDTAWDYNDGVGIVTEEERKDYFRYFAKEIYLPANWSGKFGQGNTIPGNAGVPSDPAKGGNGVYIGYSDLRPAIKQDPAWAYLENKYKTSYNPTTKQWENGAPTFTYHRFWSQVDMATAYGEFDRLLGDSDTPGVEVPAAPAGVTAAGGDEQIVLNWKAAAGASSYTVKRAEVNGGPYTSVATGVSGLTFTDTGLTNGKAYYYVISAVNSVGESAPSAQVTATPQDGVSVPGAFTLSGTAGDAQAVLNWTASTGAATYTVQRSTGSGAYVDLAADLTALTYTDAAAVNGTAYNYRVVAINADGQTNSNVIVLTPTAAPISTGTLEVQYRNGGSGASGNALTPQFNLRNTGTTAIDLSKVKLRYYFTKDSSADLTFWCDYAQIGSANVKGSFAAVEPAKGTADTYLEISFTAGAGSLEAGAETGIIQTRSSKNNWTNFDQSNDYSFDGTQTAFGAWTKVTAYQDGVKVWGMEP is encoded by the coding sequence ATGTTGAAAACAGCTGCAAAAAAGAGTTTAACTGCCATGCTGGCGGGAACCGTCATGCTGACGGGTTACACGGGCCTCTGGGCTTATCCTCAACCGGCGAATGCCGCGGATCAGGCCATTGAAGTTCAGGCTGAAGGTGTCAATGAAGCCCGCTTTCTGCAATTGTACGATCAATTGAAAGACCCGGCAAACGGATACTTTTCTCCAGAAGGTATTCCGTATCACTCGATTGAAACGCTGCTGAGTGAAGCACCGGATTATGGTCATATGTCTACATCGGAGGCGTACAGTTACTGGTTGTGGTTAGAAACCATGTACGGTCACTATACGGGAGACTGGTCCAAACTGGAGGCGGCCTGGGATAACATGGAGAAGTACATTATTCCGGTCAACGAAGGGGATGGCAAGGAAGAACAGCCAACCATGAGCTTTTATAATCCAAACAGTCCTGCAACATATGCAGGGGAAAAACCGTTTCCTGACCAATATCCATCCAATCTGAACGGTCAATATGCAGCCGGTAAGGACCCGCTGGATGCTGAACTCAAGGCAACCTATGGCGATAATCAGACCTATCTGATGCACTGGCTTATTGACGTGGATAACTGGTATAAATACGGAAATCTGCTGAATCCATCCCACACGACAACGTATGTGAATACGTTCCAGCGCGGCGAACAGGAGTCAGTATGGGAGGCCATTCCTCATCCATCCCAGGATGATAAGTCATTTGGTAAACCGGGCGAAGGTTTCATGAGTTTGTTTACCAAGGAAAATCAGGCACCGTCAGCACAGTGGCGTTACACCAACGCGACAGATGCCGATGCACGTGCGGTTCAGGTACTGTATTGGGCGAAAGAGATGGGGTACAACAACTCGGAATATCTGGATAAAGCGAAGAAGATGGGCGACTATCTGCGGTATGGCATGTACGACAAGTACTTCCAGAAGGTCGGAAGTGCGAAGAACGGGACACCGACCGCAGGTACAGGTAAAGATTCCAACATGTATCTCATGGCTTGGTACACGTCATGGGGTGGCGGATTGGGCCAAGGCGGGGACTGGGCATGGCGTATTGGAGCGAGCCATACTCACCAAGCCTATCAAAATCCGGTTGCAGCCTATGCCTTGTCTGATCCCGCAGGAGGTTTGATCCCTGATTCGCCTACAGCGAAAGCAGACTGGAATGCAACGTTAAAGCGCCAGCTCGAATTCTACACTTGGCTCCAATCCCATGAAGGTGCAATTGGTGGCGGAGCAACCAACAGTATTGGCGGTTCCTACGCAGCTTACCCTGCAGGAGTCAGCACGTTCTATGACATGGCCTATCAGGAAGCTCCGGTATACCGTGATCCGGATTCCAACACATGGTTCGGATTCCAGGCTTGGCCGCTGGAGCGTGTAGCCGAGATGTATTATATTCTCGCAGAGAGTGGTGACCTGACATCCGAGAACTTCCAGATGGCCAAGAAGGTCATTACCAAATGGGTTGACTGGACGAAAGATTATGTATTTGCCGGTGAACGCCCTGTAACGGATGATCAAGGTTACTATCTGAATGCAGCTGGACAGCGTATTCTCGGTGGCACCAATGTTGAGGTAGCGACAACCCCGGCTCCGGGCGAGTTCTGGATTCCAGGTGGCCAGGAATGGCAGGGACAGCCCGATAAATGGAATGGATTCAGCACGTATACGAATAATCCAAACTTCCACGCGATTACCAAAGATCCGGTACAGGATACTGGCGTGCTTGGAAGTTATATCAAAGCGCTGACGTTCTTTGCTGCTGGAACGGAAGCAGAGAATGGTACGTTGAGTGCGAAAGGTCAGGAGGCCAAGGACTTGGCTCAGACATTACTCGATACGGCTTGGGATTACAATGACGGTGTAGGGATCGTGACAGAAGAGGAGCGCAAAGACTACTTCCGCTACTTCGCCAAAGAAATCTATCTTCCGGCGAATTGGTCGGGTAAATTCGGTCAAGGCAATACAATTCCGGGCAATGCAGGCGTACCTTCGGATCCGGCCAAAGGCGGAAACGGTGTGTATATTGGATACTCCGATCTGCGTCCAGCGATCAAGCAAGACCCGGCTTGGGCTTATCTCGAGAATAAGTACAAAACCTCTTACAATCCAACGACGAAACAGTGGGAAAATGGTGCACCTACCTTTACGTATCACCGTTTCTGGTCACAGGTTGATATGGCTACCGCTTATGGCGAATTTGACCGCCTCCTTGGTGACAGCGACACACCAGGAGTTGAAGTACCCGCTGCACCTGCCGGCGTAACGGCAGCTGGCGGTGACGAACAAATCGTTCTGAACTGGAAAGCCGCAGCAGGGGCATCTTCGTATACGGTGAAGCGTGCAGAAGTGAACGGTGGTCCGTATACTTCTGTAGCGACTGGTGTTAGCGGTTTAACCTTCACAGACACCGGATTGACGAATGGAAAGGCTTATTATTATGTCATCAGCGCAGTGAACAGTGTTGGTGAGTCTGCACCTTCGGCACAGGTTACAGCAACACCTCAGGATGGCGTGAGTGTACCAGGTGCCTTCACCCTAAGTGGAACAGCTGGAGATGCACAGGCTGTGCTGAACTGGACGGCTTCTACCGGAGCCGCGACGTATACTGTGCAGCGCTCCACAGGCAGCGGGGCATATGTTGATCTTGCGGCTGATCTGACGGCACTGACGTATACCGATGCAGCGGCAGTGAATGGAACAGCCTATAATTACCGAGTGGTTGCCATCAACGCGGATGGTCAGACGAATTCCAATGTAATTGTACTGACGCCAACCGCTGCTCCGATTTCAACCGGAACACTGGAAGTGCAGTACCGTAATGGAGGCTCGGGCGCTTCTGGCAATGCGCTTACGCCGCAATTCAACCTGAGAAATACAGGAACAACCGCGATCGATCTGAGCAAAGTGAAGCTTCGTTATTACTTTACCAAAGATAGTTCCGCGGATCTGACCTTCTGGTGTGACTATGCACAGATTGGCAGTGCGAATGTGAAGGGGAGCTTTGCAGCAGTCGAGCCAGCCAAAGGAACGGCAGATACGTATCTGGAGATCAGCTTTACTGCTGGTGCAGGCAGCTTGGAAGCAGGTGCTGAAACGGGGATCATTCAGACACGTTCCTCCAAGAACAACTGGACGAATTTTGATCAATCGAATGATTATTCCTTCGATGGCACTCAAACAGCATTTGGTGCCTGGACTAAAGTGACAGCGTACCAAGATGGTGTGAAAGTGTGGGGCATGGAGCCATAA
- a CDS encoding glycoside hydrolase family 9 protein — MKGRWWKRVAMAALSAGLLAGSFSMNTGLRQADAAAGDHNYAEALQKAIYFYEAQRSGPLPADNRVEWRGDSGMQDGADVGVDLTGGWYDAGDHVKFGFPMAASATMLAWSVVEYGDGYEQAGQLEEIKDNIRWAADYFMKAHTKPNELWGQVGGGNIDHAWWGPAEVMQMNRPSFKIDASCPGSDLAAETAAALAASSIVFADDDPAYSARMLQHAKELYNFADTYRGKYTDCITDAAAFYNSWTGYEDELAWGGAWLYLATNDNAYLSKAIAAADRWSASGGSANWPYTWTQGWDSKHYGAQILLARITSSLNMPEATKFIQSTERNLDYWTVGTNGGRVTYTPGGLAWLDQWGSLRYAANAAFISFVYSDWVSDPVKKSRYQNFAASQINYILGDNPRQSSYVVGYGKNPPKHPHHRTAHSSWMNNEDIPADHRHILYGAMVGGPNASDQYTDDIGDYVSNEVATDYNAGFTGALAKMNLLYGQNHQPLANFPAPEVKGDEYFVEAAVRSSGSNYTEIRALLNNRSGWPARMGDQLSFKYFLDLSEVYAAGHTVSDVQVTVSSSEGAVVSQPVVVDAAKRIYAITANFSNTKIYPGGEGNYRKEVQFRITGPQGAWNPANDPSYQNLTTGNPVKSAYIPVYDAGVKVYGQEPGMTPVTVPAAPSGVQAAAGNSQVTLSWAASAGAVTYTVKRAEVSGGPYTTTASGVSGLTYTNTGLTNGKTYYYVVSAVNGAGESPASMQVQALPQAVSTVPGSLILSGTAGNNQNVLSWTASSGAASYNVQRAAAGGSYVDAAAGLTTLTYNDTTALNGTAYSYRIAAVNASGQTLSNVVVLTPSEPPISTGTLEVQYRSGGSGNSSNAVTPQFNVKNTGTQAVDLSTVKIRYYFTKDGSEDLTFWCDYAEVGTANIQGKFVTVNPAKGMADTYLEISFTSGAGSLAAGAETGVIQGRFSKNNWSTFDQSNDYSFDGSKTAFAAWNKVTAYQGNTQVWGLEP, encoded by the coding sequence ATGAAAGGGCGCTGGTGGAAACGAGTTGCTATGGCAGCGTTATCGGCAGGACTGCTGGCAGGAAGCTTTTCTATGAATACAGGATTACGCCAGGCGGATGCGGCCGCTGGAGATCATAACTATGCAGAAGCACTTCAGAAGGCTATTTATTTCTATGAGGCGCAGCGGTCGGGGCCGCTGCCTGCAGACAACCGGGTTGAATGGCGTGGTGATTCGGGAATGCAGGATGGAGCGGATGTCGGAGTCGATCTGACAGGAGGCTGGTACGATGCTGGAGACCATGTGAAATTTGGCTTTCCAATGGCAGCTTCAGCCACAATGCTGGCCTGGTCCGTTGTGGAATACGGTGATGGGTATGAGCAGGCCGGACAGCTGGAGGAGATCAAGGATAATATCCGGTGGGCAGCCGACTATTTTATGAAAGCGCATACGAAACCAAACGAATTATGGGGACAAGTTGGAGGAGGTAATATCGATCATGCCTGGTGGGGACCTGCAGAGGTAATGCAGATGAACCGCCCATCGTTCAAGATCGATGCTTCCTGTCCGGGAAGTGATCTGGCGGCAGAGACAGCGGCTGCCCTGGCGGCCTCCTCGATCGTATTTGCAGATGATGATCCGGCCTACTCGGCCAGAATGCTTCAGCATGCAAAAGAACTGTACAACTTTGCAGATACATATCGGGGAAAATACACCGATTGTATTACCGATGCTGCAGCATTCTATAATTCGTGGACCGGATATGAAGATGAGCTTGCATGGGGCGGAGCATGGCTTTATTTAGCCACTAATGATAACGCTTACTTGTCCAAAGCGATCGCAGCTGCAGACCGCTGGTCTGCAAGCGGAGGTTCTGCGAACTGGCCTTATACCTGGACACAGGGCTGGGATAGTAAACATTACGGTGCCCAGATTCTGCTTGCCCGGATTACATCCAGTTTGAATATGCCGGAGGCCACCAAATTCATTCAGTCGACGGAACGCAATCTGGATTACTGGACGGTAGGAACAAATGGGGGCCGTGTGACATATACCCCGGGCGGATTGGCTTGGCTGGATCAGTGGGGTTCACTCCGTTATGCGGCGAATGCGGCTTTTATCTCTTTTGTGTACTCCGATTGGGTCAGTGACCCTGTGAAAAAATCCAGATATCAAAATTTTGCCGCCTCGCAGATCAATTACATTTTAGGAGATAATCCTCGTCAGAGCAGTTATGTGGTCGGATATGGGAAAAATCCACCGAAGCATCCGCATCATCGTACCGCTCATAGTTCATGGATGAACAACGAAGATATTCCGGCGGATCACCGTCATATTTTATACGGCGCCATGGTAGGAGGACCAAACGCGTCGGATCAATATACGGATGACATCGGGGATTACGTGAGCAATGAAGTAGCGACAGATTACAATGCCGGCTTCACTGGAGCACTCGCCAAGATGAATCTGCTGTATGGACAGAATCATCAGCCTCTTGCGAATTTCCCTGCTCCTGAGGTCAAAGGTGACGAATATTTTGTCGAAGCGGCTGTTCGCTCATCGGGCTCGAATTATACGGAAATTCGTGCACTGCTGAACAACCGCTCAGGCTGGCCTGCACGAATGGGAGATCAGCTTTCCTTCAAATATTTCCTCGATTTGAGTGAGGTGTATGCTGCAGGGCATACCGTATCGGATGTTCAGGTAACTGTATCATCCAGCGAAGGTGCAGTCGTTTCACAGCCTGTTGTGGTGGATGCTGCCAAGCGGATCTATGCCATTACGGCAAACTTCAGCAATACCAAAATCTATCCTGGCGGAGAGGGGAATTATCGCAAAGAAGTTCAATTCCGCATTACAGGTCCGCAGGGGGCATGGAACCCGGCGAATGACCCTTCTTACCAGAACCTGACGACAGGGAATCCGGTAAAAAGTGCGTACATTCCCGTCTATGATGCTGGAGTAAAGGTATATGGACAGGAACCGGGTATGACACCGGTGACCGTGCCGGCTGCACCTTCTGGCGTGCAGGCAGCAGCCGGAAACAGCCAGGTCACGCTGAGCTGGGCAGCATCTGCCGGGGCTGTAACGTATACGGTCAAGCGTGCCGAAGTTAGCGGAGGCCCTTATACAACAACTGCTTCGGGTGTTAGCGGGCTGACTTATACCAACACAGGTTTGACGAATGGCAAGACCTATTATTACGTAGTGAGTGCAGTTAATGGAGCCGGGGAATCACCAGCTTCTATGCAGGTGCAGGCACTGCCGCAGGCAGTATCGACTGTGCCAGGATCGCTGATTTTAAGCGGGACAGCAGGCAATAACCAAAATGTGCTGTCGTGGACAGCATCATCAGGGGCCGCCAGCTACAATGTGCAGCGTGCAGCTGCAGGCGGATCGTATGTCGATGCGGCAGCCGGACTAACGACGCTGACCTATAATGACACAACAGCACTTAATGGTACAGCCTACAGTTATCGGATCGCTGCTGTGAATGCGAGCGGGCAGACCTTATCCAATGTAGTGGTGCTGACACCTTCCGAGCCGCCCATTTCGACAGGCACGCTTGAAGTACAGTATCGGAGCGGAGGGTCCGGGAATTCCAGCAATGCGGTAACTCCACAGTTCAATGTGAAGAACACGGGCACACAGGCGGTTGATTTGAGTACAGTGAAGATTCGATATTATTTTACCAAAGATGGCTCAGAGGATCTGACCTTCTGGTGTGATTATGCAGAGGTTGGTACAGCCAACATCCAAGGCAAGTTTGTGACGGTAAATCCGGCGAAAGGAATGGCTGACACGTATTTGGAGATCAGTTTCACCTCTGGAGCGGGCAGTCTGGCAGCCGGAGCGGAGACGGGCGTCATCCAGGGACGTTTCTCGAAAAACAATTGGAGTACTTTTGATCAGAGCAACGACTATTCTTTTGATGGTTCCAAAACTGCTTTTGCCGCTTGGAACAAAGTAACTGCATATCAAGGAAATACGCAGGTATGGGGGCTGGAGCCTTAA
- a CDS encoding methyl-accepting chemotaxis protein gives MGKVRGNALGKVKFTIRGKLLSGFLIVLALLIFVSVYTLTQVFKMADSARQIDQTWMPSVSLLGIMNGDVSDVERLALAIIVEQNPSETERMNGVLTELLAKIEDERKELLTLINGNAEAEKMYEQFSSSYDAYLQKMPTFVDFGLKNDFDTASKLHTEAYTLWYAANDTITQLINLGNDGAKEVAGGSVKLAENAFNIILVVSIVATLLALFIALFIASMISRPIKKMTEAASAIADGDLTGEAITLKNRDELGILAAAFNTMSTNLRSMIQSVSETSEQVAASSEELLASAEQNTKASEQITETVEELSVGTANQVDIVKRSSQAMNEMALGSEQIAELAQSVSVSAVDAANQSAEGNQIIQQAVQQMGAVRNSIASLRELVTGLGERSAEIGTITEVINNIARQTNLLALNAAIEAARAGEHGRGFAVVAGEVRKLAEESSASAQQISEIVQLIQQDTNHAVEAVKVNSNETEAGIELVTAAGEAFEQISNAANKVAGDIEEVSAGSEEMSASTNEVVSYVTQISNIASEAAGAAHNVSAATQEQLASMEEIASSAGMLSKMAEELQGQVGKFKV, from the coding sequence ATGGGGAAAGTGCGGGGGAACGCATTAGGAAAAGTGAAGTTTACGATTCGCGGTAAGTTATTGAGCGGTTTCTTGATTGTCTTGGCATTACTGATTTTTGTTAGCGTGTACACGCTGACTCAGGTTTTCAAGATGGCGGATAGTGCAAGACAGATCGACCAGACTTGGATGCCTAGTGTAAGTTTACTTGGGATTATGAATGGTGATGTGTCGGATGTAGAACGGCTGGCACTGGCCATTATTGTAGAACAGAACCCAAGTGAAACGGAGAGAATGAATGGAGTGTTGACCGAGCTGCTTGCCAAGATTGAGGATGAGCGCAAGGAATTGCTGACCTTAATTAATGGTAATGCTGAGGCTGAGAAAATGTATGAGCAGTTTTCCAGTAGTTATGATGCATATCTGCAGAAAATGCCCACATTTGTAGACTTTGGTCTGAAAAATGACTTTGATACGGCCAGCAAGCTGCACACAGAAGCCTACACGCTCTGGTATGCAGCTAATGATACCATCACCCAGTTAATTAATTTAGGGAATGACGGAGCGAAAGAGGTTGCTGGCGGATCTGTCAAACTTGCCGAAAATGCTTTTAATATCATTTTGGTTGTATCTATAGTGGCAACGCTGCTGGCATTGTTCATTGCGTTATTTATCGCAAGTATGATCTCACGACCGATCAAGAAGATGACGGAAGCAGCTTCAGCGATCGCAGATGGTGATCTTACCGGTGAAGCCATCACGCTGAAAAACAGGGATGAGCTGGGTATTTTGGCAGCCGCTTTTAATACAATGAGTACCAATCTGCGTTCGATGATTCAATCTGTATCGGAAACATCCGAGCAGGTCGCAGCTTCATCCGAGGAACTTCTTGCCAGCGCAGAGCAAAACACGAAAGCTTCGGAGCAAATTACCGAAACGGTTGAAGAACTATCTGTCGGAACAGCGAATCAGGTAGATATTGTGAAGCGTTCTTCGCAGGCAATGAATGAAATGGCATTAGGCTCCGAACAGATTGCCGAACTGGCTCAAAGTGTATCCGTGTCCGCCGTGGATGCAGCAAATCAATCTGCGGAAGGTAACCAGATTATACAGCAGGCTGTTCAACAGATGGGGGCTGTTCGTAACTCTATCGCTTCGCTGAGAGAACTGGTTACAGGACTCGGAGAGCGTTCAGCCGAGATTGGAACCATCACTGAAGTGATCAACAACATTGCCCGGCAAACCAACTTGCTTGCGCTGAATGCGGCGATCGAAGCTGCACGTGCAGGGGAACATGGCCGAGGATTTGCTGTAGTTGCGGGTGAGGTGCGTAAACTGGCCGAGGAATCCTCAGCTTCAGCCCAACAGATCTCAGAGATTGTTCAGCTGATTCAGCAGGATACGAATCATGCTGTAGAGGCTGTGAAGGTGAACAGTAATGAAACGGAAGCCGGAATTGAGCTGGTTACTGCAGCCGGAGAAGCATTCGAGCAGATCTCGAATGCTGCCAACAAGGTAGCCGGGGATATTGAAGAAGTATCTGCAGGTTCAGAGGAAATGTCAGCAAGTACAAACGAGGTCGTAAGTTATGTGACCCAGATCTCTAATATTGCATCAGAAGCTGCAGGGGCTGCACATAACGTATCTGCTGCTACGCAGGAGCAGTTGGCTTCCATGGAAGAGATCGCTTCATCGGCAGGAATGTTATCCAAGATGGCCGAGGAACTGCAGGGACAGGTGGGCAAATTCAAAGTATAG
- a CDS encoding LCP family protein yields the protein MLKKWLWGTALTLVITVIGVVVYYGYSIVHFANSISTASSASSTSNNDSGSTPTPDTPAAVIPKWDGEERVNILLIGGDSRGDDAGRSDSVMVASIDPVSKKAHLFSVLRDTYVEIPGHGKSRLNAAFSYGGAELTKQTVSNLLGIPIQHYVYTDFTGFMALVDALGGIEIDVEKDMYYTSKADKHMYDIDLKKGLQHMDGKTALQYVRFRHDATSDFTRTQRQRIFMTELAKKMQSTTSLFKIPEMLEAIAPYIKTDLSPTQMLKLASLGFDLRVNEIDQQQIPPNKLLTNERAGAAQVLGVNVPKLQAYIKKLFENDNQTPGSSSSDESSE from the coding sequence ATGCTTAAAAAATGGTTATGGGGGACAGCCCTGACCTTGGTAATTACTGTAATAGGAGTGGTTGTCTACTACGGATATTCCATTGTTCATTTTGCCAATAGCATCTCGACTGCATCCAGTGCCTCATCCACTTCTAACAATGACTCAGGCAGCACTCCAACCCCCGATACTCCCGCAGCGGTCATTCCGAAATGGGACGGCGAAGAGAGAGTAAATATTTTACTGATTGGCGGTGACTCCAGAGGGGATGACGCGGGGCGTTCAGACTCGGTGATGGTTGCTTCCATTGACCCGGTTTCCAAAAAAGCCCATCTGTTTTCGGTGCTTCGAGACACGTATGTGGAGATTCCAGGCCATGGCAAAAGTCGTCTTAATGCGGCCTTTTCCTATGGAGGAGCTGAATTAACCAAACAAACGGTCAGCAATCTGCTTGGCATTCCCATTCAGCACTACGTCTATACAGACTTTACCGGATTCATGGCTCTCGTTGATGCACTGGGCGGCATTGAAATTGATGTAGAGAAAGACATGTATTACACGAGTAAAGCCGACAAGCATATGTATGATATTGATCTGAAAAAAGGGCTGCAGCATATGGATGGCAAAACGGCCCTCCAGTATGTTCGTTTCCGGCATGATGCGACCTCCGATTTCACACGGACCCAGCGACAGCGCATCTTTATGACCGAACTTGCCAAGAAGATGCAGAGCACCACTTCTCTCTTTAAAATTCCTGAGATGCTGGAAGCAATCGCCCCTTATATCAAAACGGACCTCAGTCCAACGCAAATGCTGAAACTGGCTTCGCTAGGCTTCGATCTTCGTGTAAACGAGATCGATCAGCAGCAGATTCCGCCGAATAAGCTGCTGACAAACGAACGGGCCGGGGCTGCTCAGGTATTAGGTGTAAATGTCCCTAAACTTCAGGCTTACATTAAGAAATTATTTGAGAATGACAATCAGACTCCGGGCAGCTCATCTTCTGATGAGTCCAGTGAGTGA
- a CDS encoding acyltransferase — protein sequence MKLPKIAEWTELRGLAFLAIVMQHNIAEYIYRADIEQPDSVMLTMIYHLTRFGTPTFVFLSGVMLFYHHRYVKPDYPRFIAKRFGDIYMPFFIWTLIYWLAVRVFTPAFWSSGMPDLGSFVRELFMPQTGYHLWFVLMVFQFYILFPLFLAGAHAVRKRLKNLKRFTSMQLTVSIILAAALLYMWLMKWSYYDMPDWTRWWSEPWSGLLEYRSYSWIMYWFYFLLGAVCAWTVENWRSWTVRALPCTTAVFIVMYIWLGYDVLRGSEDTMNLNISTYLKPSTFINIMAQMFMFYGFLVLLRGKNLWLERILTWIGRYSFGGYLVHALVIYAIAYVTRPLQLSGWHLPVTILSFAVTVVTSLGISWALSRLPGSRFTVGLVRTHNRKQQSGSYGSMPAHGRKSFPDQNSTPGSAVKNQIQETP from the coding sequence ATGAAACTGCCAAAAATAGCCGAATGGACTGAACTGCGCGGGTTAGCTTTCCTGGCCATTGTCATGCAGCATAATATTGCAGAGTACATCTACCGGGCAGACATTGAGCAGCCTGATTCCGTTATGCTGACCATGATATATCATTTGACGAGGTTTGGTACCCCCACCTTCGTGTTTCTATCTGGTGTGATGCTGTTCTACCACCACCGGTACGTCAAACCTGATTATCCCCGGTTCATTGCCAAGCGGTTTGGTGATATTTATATGCCCTTTTTCATATGGACACTCATCTACTGGTTAGCTGTTCGTGTGTTCACCCCTGCGTTCTGGTCTTCAGGCATGCCGGATTTGGGAAGTTTTGTCCGTGAGCTGTTTATGCCGCAGACCGGATATCACCTTTGGTTCGTTCTAATGGTGTTTCAGTTTTATATTCTGTTTCCGCTGTTTCTCGCGGGGGCCCATGCCGTCCGGAAGCGGCTGAAGAATCTCAAACGTTTTACTTCGATGCAGCTGACGGTATCCATCATCCTGGCGGCAGCCCTACTGTACATGTGGCTTATGAAATGGTCATACTACGATATGCCTGATTGGACACGATGGTGGTCTGAACCTTGGTCTGGCCTGTTGGAATACCGTTCCTATTCATGGATTATGTACTGGTTTTACTTCTTGCTTGGCGCTGTCTGTGCCTGGACGGTGGAGAACTGGAGAAGCTGGACGGTGAGGGCGCTCCCTTGTACCACTGCCGTTTTTATTGTGATGTATATCTGGCTTGGCTACGATGTGCTGCGCGGGTCGGAAGATACGATGAACCTGAATATTTCTACTTATCTGAAACCGAGCACGTTTATTAATATTATGGCTCAGATGTTTATGTTCTACGGTTTTCTGGTGCTGCTGCGGGGTAAGAACCTGTGGTTAGAGCGCATACTCACCTGGATTGGACGTTACTCCTTCGGGGGCTATCTGGTTCATGCTCTCGTGATCTATGCCATTGCCTATGTTACCAGACCACTTCAGCTCAGCGGATGGCATTTACCCGTGACCATACTTTCCTTTGCTGTCACAGTTGTTACTTCGCTTGGTATCAGTTGGGCATTGTCCAGGCTGCCAGGCTCCCGCTTCACGGTTGGATTAGTGCGAACTCATAATAGAAAACAGCAGTCGGGCTCATACGGAAGTATGCCCGCGCATGGAAGAAAGTCATTCCCGGATCAAAACTCAACACCAGGTTCAGCTGTCAAAAATCAGATCCAGGAGACACCTTAA
- a CDS encoding NHLP leader peptide family RiPP precursor — translation MMVLEKTLQEEIIEKAWTDEQFRQQLHSNPKQALREAFGITIPDHIKVRTVEEQQNDYVLVIPPNPSKVNYDVNCGPWRD, via the coding sequence ATGATGGTATTAGAAAAAACGCTGCAAGAGGAAATTATTGAAAAGGCTTGGACAGACGAACAGTTCAGACAACAACTTCACTCCAATCCCAAGCAGGCGCTTCGCGAAGCATTCGGGATTACAATTCCTGATCATATCAAGGTTCGCACGGTCGAGGAGCAGCAGAATGATTATGTACTTGTTATTCCTCCTAATCCTTCCAAAGTTAATTATGACGTCAATTGCGGTCCGTGGAGAGATTAA